The genomic segment ttcctttctctctctctcaaatcagttttaCAAAATTTCCTCATACTTCAAACGATAACAAAAACCAAGCAAGTCCAGGCTTGGGAACTATCTTCAGAACAAGCTCTCACCAGCAAGGAGGTTAACAGAGTGTTCCTGTGGCCTAGCTCCAAGGGGAAGAGGGCTAGAGGTGGTAGCAGGGGAATAATATTCCATGTTCTATTCTCAGCCTCTACGAGGTTCAGGTTCTGCCTTCTGGTCGGTATCAGCTGGACCTCTTCCAGGCACTTCTGTCTAGGAGGGTGGTCTGCACCTACATGCCAGGGCCTAACTTTGGCCAGGAAATAGCAACCAAGAAGCTGCTGCGCCTGGGAGTTTTGGGAGAAGGGCCAATGCAGTCCGGAGGAGTCACCTTCTTAGCCCCACAGGCTTTCAAACTACAGAAATCTAAGAAGCATAGGGGAAAGCGGAGGCAGCATCTCAGATAAGTGAAAGTTTACTCTTGGGGTAAACTCGGGGACCGGGGAGTACCCCCATTCCAGGATGGGGCGGGGTGGTCAAGGATCCCGCCTATTTTCACCGCGGGAACCACCTCCGCTCCAGCCTAGTCCTCTAGCCCTCCTCCAGAGCTTTAGCGTGGGCCTCTCCAAGCCCCACCCCGCGCGGGTGCGGCCCCTTTAAgggcgggtgggggcggggcaccgGCCTTGTTGTCAGTGTCAGCTCTGCGCAAGCTGCCCTCCCGGAGCGGGTGCCGGCCTGGAGCCCCCTGGTGTCTGCAGAGGACTCCCCGCGGTGGTCTGGCTGGGCCCACGCTGTGGGTTGAAGGAGTCCGGCGCGGGCCAGCGACTAACCCGAGTCAGACTGTTGGATCGAGGAGCTACCTGACCACGGAAAGAAGGACCCCGGCGCCGCGAGCCCCCAGGACCACCTCTTACTGATCTGTGACAACCACCAGTCCTGGGTACCTTAGTCCCGGAGAGCTCCCGAGCCCGTTCGCCCAGCCCTGGAGGAGCCCTCCCCCGCCGTACGGCCCGCCTGGGCCATGCTCCCCCGGGGCAGCGGCTGAGCCCGAGCTAGGACGGGACCGGGACCGGAGCTCGCGCGGAGCATGGATCCGGGCTGGGGCCAGCGGGATTTGGGCTGGGCGGCTCTGCTGATTCTTTTTGCTGCCTCGCTGCTCACGGTGTTCGGCTGGCTGCTGCAGTATACCCGGGGCTTGTGTCTGGTGCTGGTCCCTGGGGCCCGGAGCCCGGGACTCGCCTTAGCTGCCCAACCCGTGGGCTCCCTGCGGAAGCTGGGCGTGTGGCGCTCGCTGCTAAGGCTGCGGGCCCTTTGGGCCGGCGTCCCAGAGGAGCCAGGCGTCCGGGGCCTCCTGGCGTCACTTTTCGCCTTCAAGTCTTTCCGGGAGAACTGGCAGCGGGCTTGGGTGCGAGCGCTCAACGAGCAGGCATGCAGGGACGGGGTGAGTTGGACAGGAACACCTAGGTGGTCCCCTCACTCAGCCTTTCCTTCCAGGGGAGGGACTGCTCGCTCATACCAGGAGgtccagatgggggtggggatcaACTGGGGAGACGCAGGGCTACTCTTCCTTTCTGGGattagagagaagggggaaggtgaGGCTGGAGGTAGTAGAAATCCAGCTGTGTCCCAAATTCACTTGTGGTCATTCTTGCGGTCAAGGTACTCTGGTTCCAAACCCCTGCACAAACTGCTGTTCACATAGCAACGCTAGTCACTATGCCTGAGGGCACTTCCTCCTAGCCAGTGCAGATTAGGTTGGTGGGGCACAAGGTAGAAGGGAGACAGGTGCACCTTCCCAAGGAATTTGCCTGGttctcctgccaccacacccAGTTAACATTTTGTTTCCCAAATTCCTGGTGTGATCAGGTAGATTCTCCAGGAGCCTGAattacctcccaccctcacccttaAGTAATTCATTGCTACAATCCAACACATCTTTTTCCACTCTCATGACTTGAGGGAAAGGTGTTTAGGTGGAGAGCAGATTGACAATCCATGTTCTTCCCAGTAGATGAGCCTAGAGTTGCCCTTTGAGAATCAGTCACAAATTAGCCTAACTTACTTCCTCCCATTGCACCATGGGCATTTGGCCTCCCAGGCTGTGGAGCAGGAAGTGTGGTCATAAGACTGAGAGGTGAGGTGGGAGATAGAGGTCTTCCTCTCATGGGGCCCCCACCCATCCTGGCCTAGTAATCTCCCTTTGCCATCAAATCCATCAGGCCCCTTGCTCAGAGGGTTCTCCAGTTCCAGTCACAGCTAGTGTGAGGGCTTTACTAGCTCCCCAGATTCCTGGAAACAGAAGTGACCAGACAAGAAGTTGCTCCCTCTCCTGCCCAGCTGGCCAGCAAAAACCCAGATGGCATATTTCAGTCTACATCTTGAACTCATACCTCCACCAGGCTCTCTTTGCACATTGTTCTTGGGTCAGTAATGACTCCCTAGGGCAGCAGACTCAGCTGGACATTGGCCTCccttgcagggggtggggagattaGGGTTCCAAGCATtcatctccccatctccctgGTCCTGTCTTTCAAATGAGACAACTGCAGGAGCAGTGAAATTGGCTTCCCTTGGTTTCCCAGGTAAATGAGCCCTGTGGATTTGTTTCCTCCCATCGCAAGACCCAAGGAAGAGCTGTCAGCTCAGTCTGTGCCCCCTGCTCAGTTCTTTCCATCCTGCTCTCCAGATAGGGCCATAGTAGGTTTGCATCCACTGCTGTGGGAGAATAGGAAGCTCTTTCAAGACCTAAACTAAGCAGATTTTTGCTCCTAATCCCACCCTGCTGTGTCTGCCTTGAGGAATTTAGCCAGGTCCTGGACTCTTGAACCCGTTGAGCTTGCTTTTCTTCCCAATCCCTCTGGTAAAGTTCCCCAATGCCATGCTGAGCTGTCTTCATCTCCAAGAAATACAGATAGAGTCATAGTCTTGTACATCCGTATCCTATTCATCTGGAAGAAGGCTTAGCCTTGTTTCTTCAGCTTGTCTTGACTAAGTGGCCTTACTGCTTTTACCCTTAGCTCAGCGTAGTCTCTCTCTGCCCAGCAGTTATATATAGGTGGCAACCaacacctttattattttttctatgcaTCCCTTTCtttgggtgcagggcagaggatgAATAAAAagttgggggaagaagagggaggctCCTGGTATTCCAGGAGGAAAATAGGGTTTTCTGCTCAAGGTGATCTAGTCTTTGAATGGTCTGTCTTCCCAGTTATCCCTAGCAGTTGCAGGCCCCTTGAAAGGTGGGGTTTGAGGAGAACACTTCCTATTTTAAAGCCTTGAGCCACAGAGGGGTCAGAAGCCAGCCTGCAGCTGAGGCCTCAGCAGCACCAGCGCCCAGGCAACTGAGCAGGCCAGCCCCTCAAGGGGGTAACTCCAGAGACCTGATCCTCTGTCCACATTACTCCCTCAGAGTTCCATCCAAATCGCCTTTGAGGAAGTGCCCCAACTCCCATCCAGAGCCAACATTAGTCATGTGACCTGCGTAGACCAATCAGAGCACACCATGGTAAGGGTCTGATGGGCAATGTCTTCTTTAGGGTCTCATAGGGGGCTGGTTCCAAGAGTTCCCTTTAGTTGAAGGGTTCTTAACCTGAAGTTGATGAATAATGTACGGATCTAAGGATTGGCTTCAGGAGGTCTGAGATCCCACTAAAGTTACATGCAAAATGTAATACATGtgtttatatatgcatttttctGCTTAGGCGTTTATATGATTTGTTTATGGACTTGTAGCCCAAGGGAGTGAAGTCTCAAGGacaactgagccctggctgggtagctgagttggttagaacatcatcctgataccCCAAGGCGTGGGCTCAAtgcatggtcagggcacatacaagaatcaaccactgagttcataaataagtagaacaacaagtcactgtttctctctctctaaaatcaatgaaaaaatttttaataacatataaaaggaaaaaggacaactGAAGTGGAGAGGGGTCTGCTGACCCATTGCAGGGAAGGATTAAGCGTCCCTCCTCCATGCCTAACCCTCTCAGCCTCCATGCCTTGCCTGTCTCAGGTGCTGCATTGCCAGCTCTCTGCTGAGGAGGTGATGTTCCCAGTTTCTGTGACCCAACAGTCACCAGCTGCCGTCTCCATGGAGACCTACCACATCATTCTGACACTGCCACCAACACAGGTGGAGGGGATGTGAGAAACAGAGTTGGGCAGAGGGTGGTTTATTGCCTCAGCCTTTTCAGTTTGGTTCCTTTCTGAGATGTAATTTGGGAAGGGAGGGTCCTGGGGAGTGGGAATAGTCAGAGGACTGAAGCAAGTCAAGTTAACCCCTTTGTCCCTGTCCCCAGTTGGAAGTCAATCTGGAGGAAATCCCTGGTGAGGGGCTGCTTTTATCCTGGGCCTTCAGTGATCACCCAGATCTCAGCCTGAAAGTGTATCCCAAGCTGCAGGCCACAGAGGTAAGGGAGCAGGGCTGAgggtgcagggagaggcagaacagggagggggcaggagagctAGGGAGCCCCacttatttgttttccttttctcctcactGCAGAGAGGTGAAGAACAAGTAGAGCTCTCCACTATTGAGGAACTGGTTGAGGATGCCATAGTCAGCACCCAGCCAGCCATGATGGTCAACCTCAGGGCTTGCTCTGCCCCTGGAGGTCTGGTGAGTGGGCACTCAAAGCAAATAATTTGCAGGCATACTGTCTCCAGGGTACTATGTCAGATCCTCATTTTATCTACTTCTTCTCTTAGTTACACAGTAAGAAGACACCCATGGTGTACCAGGCCCAGCCAGCCACCCCCAGACCTACCCAGTTATTCCTACGGCAGCTTCGAGCATCACACCTGGGAAGCAAGCTGGAAGGTGAGAGCTAGAAATGGCTGGGGGACTGCCAGGCTATGGTTGCAGGTGTTCCCTGCCCTTCTGCTAAGGGTATGGCCTCTCTTTTCCTCAATGGCTTCCCATCTTTGATCTGAACATCTACTAATTCGTTTCCTCACAGGCACTGGGGAACTGTGCTGTGTAGCTGAGCTCGACAACCCCATGCAACAGAAGTGGACCAAGCCCACAAGGGCTGGTCCCGAGGTGGAATGGACTGAGGACCTGGCACTGTAAGGAGTGACTCCCTCGCCCCCACCCCGGTTCTCCTGTGGGCAGACTGAGAATCACCCTGTTCCAGCATAGCCCTGGCATGAACCAGCTGTTTTCACTAAACCTTGGTGTACATTTTTTGTGTGCCAGATCCAACCTAGGTCCTAGGGACACAGACATGACCAAGTTAGATTCCCCACCCTGATTTGATTTCAGTCTTGAGACAGAGACAGATATATGTAGAAAAGATGGTGTAAGTGCTCCAGTCGAGGTTTACAAAAAGTGCGTGGGAGCACTTACATGGGGGAGATTAATTCCTGTAGGGGAATAAGGATCAGAGTAGACTTCATGGAGGAAATGATATTTCAACCATaccttagccctggccaggtagcttagttggttagagcgattccctgatacaccaaggttgcgggttcgattccccagtcagggcacatacaagaatcaactgtaaataagtagaacaacaaatcgatttctctctctccctccccacttgcatctctctttctttaaaatcaatgttaaaaccccacaaaaaccTCATCTTAGAATAAGAGTAGGATTTCAACAGACTGTTAAGGACAAGTGttcctggcagagggaagagcttGAGCAAAGGAAAGGTGGTGGTCTGACATAGGCAGCGTGGGGCAGGACCATGGAGGATTTGAATGCCCAGCTGGGGAGTATGCCCTCCACTCAAGCCCTGTCCCATTCTCTTGGAAGAGAAAGTATTTGGAGGTCAGGTATTAATCTGTTTAGAGCACTTGTTCCATCTTATTTATGTatatctctctctgcctctgtcctgtgATCAGCTCCAGGGTGGATTCCCTTTGCTaaccttctccctccctgcccccgcttCTTTTGGCCACAGGGATCTGGGCCCCCAGAGCCGGGAGCTGGCCCTCAAAGTGCTGAGGAGTAGCAGCTGTGGAGGCAGTGAGTATGAGGCAGGATGGAGCACCTCTGGGTGGGCACTGAGTGGAATCTGGTCATGGGTCCAGCTCACAGTGCTGCCCCTTTTCCCTAGCTGAACTTCTAGGCCAGGCCACACTGCCTGTGGGCTCCCCTTCCAGACCACTGTCCCGAAGACAGGTTTGCCCACTCACCCCTGGGCCAGGGAAAGCCCTGGGACCAGCAGCCACCATGGCAGTGGAGGTAAGAACTTGATctctgggggaaggtgggaggagacagGGGAGGGCAGTCTTGGAGGCCTGACCTCTTTGCTTTTCCACCCCTTGACAGCTTCAATATGAGGAGGGCTCACCCCACAACCTGGGCACTCCCACCCCGTCCACTCCACGCCCCAGCATCACACCTACCAAGAAGATAGAGCTGGACCGGACCATCATGCCGGATGGCACCATTGTCACCACAGTCACCACTGTCCAGTCCCGGCCTCGTGTAGACGGCAAACTAGGTAACAAGGAGAGGCCTGAGAGCCCAGCTCCAGCCAGGGGCCCCAACCTGCAGATCCATGGCAGGACAGGGAATGGGCAAAGGAACTCCCTAATTCCACCTACCCCTGGTTTTCTGCCACATCTTCCTCATCATCTTTGTCTCTGTCAAACTTTTTCTTACATCCCTCCATTTGcccaacttttccccctctctcttcaaTCCTGGATCCACCAACCCCTCACATGTGACTCTTGCACTTCCACCTCCTCAGGTTCCCTCTGTCTTTTCACAGGTCTgtgcccctctctttctctagcCCTAACTGTCTAATCATCCCTCACTCTACCCTCAACCTTCCAGTATCCTGGGGGGATCCtgcaacacacccagtggcctcTGTGGTGTTTCTCCTACTCCAAGGGTCCCTCCAAGACATTTCTCCTATCTCTAGGGGACCCATGGAATTATCcctgccatctctgcccctctcaaTATTTTTATGGCATCTCCCCAAAACCCTCACAGTGGGTCCCGTGGCACTTTCGCACATTCCCATTGTTTTCTGTGGTATCTTCTTGTCCCCATGGCATAGTCTTAATCACTCCTGTGATTAATCATCTCTTAGTCACCCCTGCCCTCTGAGTCACCAAAGTCTACCTCTCAAAATAGATGGAGTGGGGGCCACTCTAAGCACCTCCCAGCTCACTGaccttcccccacccaccagactccccctcccgctccccgtCCAAGGTGGAGGTGACTGAGAAGACTACAACTGTGCTGAGTGAGAGCAGTGGCCCCAGCAGTACCTCCCACAGCAGCAGCCGTGAGTGGGGAACTGGGAATTGTACATGTTGGCTGGTACTGGGGCcccagaaacaaaaataactttgGGTGGGCCACAGGTGTTCAAGTCTAAGAAGGAGCTAGGGAAGAGTCAGGTTGTCCACCCTCTGTATCCTCAGCAGGGGAAAGCCATCTTTCCAACGGCTTGGACCCTGTAGCAGAGACAGCAATTCGCCAGCTGACTGAACCCAGTGGGCGAGCAGCCAAGAAGACACCTACTAAGCGTAGCACTCTCATTATCTCTGGTGTTTCCAAGGTAACAAGGCCTCTGGGGAGAGGAGCTGGGATAGCGAAAGAGCCCTAATGGGTCACCGTGATCCATTGAAACTTGTCCCTCTTGCCAGGTGCCCATTGCTCAGGACGAGTTGGCACTGTCCCTGGGCTATGCGGCATCTCTGGACGCCTCAATGCAGGATTATGCAGGGAACAGCAGAGGTCCCTCTTCACCTCCCTCAGATGACCCACCAGCCATGTTTCCAGGACCCCTAGATGTTCTCTCCAGCCCCACAAGCGTCCAGGAAGCAGATGAGACAACACGTTCGGACATTTCTGAGAGACCTTCTGTGGATGATGTTGAGTCAGAAACAGGATCTACTGGTGCCCTAGAGACCCGCAGCCTCAAGGATCACAAAGGTGGGGAGATATTGGCAGGcccccattctttttttatttttattaattttagaaggagagtgggagggggagagagacatggattttgctgttccacttatttatgcattcattggttgattattgtttgtgctctgactgggaattgaacctgcagtcttggcgtatcaggacaatgctctaaccaagtgagccgcctggccagggccttccCCCACCTTCTTTTATACCCAGTATCATGACCTGGGTCCTGCTGGACCCTTAGGAACATGAACGCCTCAAGCCAATTTGccttgtccttcctttccttaggTATTGCCAGAGATCTTAGCCTGTTTTAGCTAAGCTAAATTAGAGAGAGGGAACTTGATGCTTTGGGTCCTGTGGCTTCATTTACCACCATTTCCCCCCCATGTTTAAGTGTATATCTCCCTtcccttgttcttttcttttttccctttcattacATACTCTTTCCCCTGTATGTATAAGAAATCCTACCCTGGGCTAACCCTAGGAGTGTCCCTCTAGCAGTGATACAGTTTGTGGATAGCTGTGGTACTTCTTCTAACTTCTAAAGATGAAGTGCTTGCCCCCAAACATTTTCATCCCTCTGTCAATGAGTCTATCAACCACAAATGTACTTAACTATTTATGATTTAAGCCTGTATCACTTCCTGGGATTATGAGATTCCTAAGTCCAAAGCCTGCTGTGTAAGCACCTTTCTCATTATATTGGTCTGAATTTACCTCTTTGAAGTTTTCCAAGATACACCCCTTCCTGCTCACATCCTGGAATTTTGTCAGTAAGTCAGTTTCAACCAACCATGCCTGCTTCtgaagatgatttttttaaaaaacaccccctgctcagcctttgtctttccattttaaagaggCCCAGTTTTCAGTCTGTTTTCATAGAGCAGCTGGCCCCATGATATTTCTCCTCAGAGCCAGTAGCCAGGAGTACACACAGAATCCCATGAGCATCACCATTTTTTCCTCAGGAAGGATAAAGGACAGGTTTTGtctctactttctttcttcaggAAGCTTGGCTCTAGGCCAAGGgcctgtttctgttctgcatcATTGACCCTTCCATGCTTGGTCTTTTCTCTGCTCCCCACCTCACCACAACCCCTTCGTACCCCTCTCTCTGTGCTTCaacctcccctcttcccccacagtGAGTTTCCTGCGCAGTGGCACCAAGCTCATCTTCCGACGGAGACATCGACAGAAGGAAGCTGGTCTGAGCCAATCACACGATGACCTCTCCAACACGTCGACCACACCCAGTGTCCGAAAGAA from the Desmodus rotundus isolate HL8 chromosome 5, HLdesRot8A.1, whole genome shotgun sequence genome contains:
- the C2CD2L gene encoding phospholipid transfer protein C2CD2L isoform X2, producing the protein MDPGWGQRDLGWAALLILFAASLLTVFGWLLQYTRGLCLVLVPGARSPGLALAAQPVGSLRKLGVWRSLLRLRALWAGVPEEPGVRGLLASLFAFKSFRENWQRAWVRALNEQACRDGSSIQIAFEEVPQLPSRANISHVTCVDQSEHTMVLHCQLSAEEVMFPVSVTQQSPAAVSMETYHIILTLPPTQLEVNLEEIPGEGLLLSWAFSDHPDLSLKVYPKLQATERGEEQVELSTIEELVEDAIVSTQPAMMVNLRACSAPGGLLHSKKTPMVYQAQPATPRPTQLFLRQLRASHLGSKLEGTGELCCVAELDNPMQQKWTKPTRAGPEVEWTEDLALDLGPQSRELALKVLRSSSCGGTELLGQATLPVGSPSRPLSRRQVCPLTPGPGKALGPAATMAVELQYEEGSPHNLGTPTPSTPRPSITPTKKIELDRTIMPDGTIVTTVTTVQSRPRVDGKLDSPSRSPSKVEVTEKTTTVLSESSGPSSTSHSSSRESHLSNGLDPVAETAIRQLTEPSGRAAKKTPTKRSTLIISGVSKVPIAQDELALSLGYAASLDASMQDYAGNSRGPSSPPSDDPPAMFPGPLDVLSSPTSVQEADETTRSDISERPSVDDVESETGSTGALETRSLKDHKVSFLRSGTKLIFRRRHRQKEAGLSQSHDDLSNTSTTPSVRKKAGSFSRRLIKRFSFKSKPKANGNPSPQL
- the C2CD2L gene encoding phospholipid transfer protein C2CD2L isoform X4, whose protein sequence is MDPGWGQRDLGWAALLILFAASLLTVFGWLLQYTRGLCLVLVPGARSPGLALAAQPVGSLRKLGVWRSLLRLRALWAGVPEEPGVRGLLASLFAFKSFRENWQRAWVRALNEQACRDGSSIQIAFEEVPQLPSRANISHVTCVDQSEHTMLEVNLEEIPGEGLLLSWAFSDHPDLSLKVYPKLQATERGEEQVELSTIEELVEDAIVSTQPAMMVNLRACSAPGGLLHSKKTPMVYQAQPATPRPTQLFLRQLRASHLGSKLEGTGELCCVAELDNPMQQKWTKPTRAGPEVEWTEDLALDLGPQSRELALKVLRSSSCGGTELLGQATLPVGSPSRPLSRRQVCPLTPGPGKALGPAATMAVELQYEEGSPHNLGTPTPSTPRPSITPTKKIELDRTIMPDGTIVTTVTTVQSRPRVDGKLDSPSRSPSKVEVTEKTTTVLSESSGPSSTSHSSSPGESHLSNGLDPVAETAIRQLTEPSGRAAKKTPTKRSTLIISGVSKVPIAQDELALSLGYAASLDASMQDYAGNSRGPSSPPSDDPPAMFPGPLDVLSSPTSVQEADETTRSDISERPSVDDVESETGSTGALETRSLKDHKVSFLRSGTKLIFRRRHRQKEAGLSQSHDDLSNTSTTPSVRKKAGSFSRRLIKRFSFKSKPKANGNPSPQL
- the C2CD2L gene encoding phospholipid transfer protein C2CD2L isoform X1: MDPGWGQRDLGWAALLILFAASLLTVFGWLLQYTRGLCLVLVPGARSPGLALAAQPVGSLRKLGVWRSLLRLRALWAGVPEEPGVRGLLASLFAFKSFRENWQRAWVRALNEQACRDGSSIQIAFEEVPQLPSRANISHVTCVDQSEHTMVLHCQLSAEEVMFPVSVTQQSPAAVSMETYHIILTLPPTQLEVNLEEIPGEGLLLSWAFSDHPDLSLKVYPKLQATERGEEQVELSTIEELVEDAIVSTQPAMMVNLRACSAPGGLLHSKKTPMVYQAQPATPRPTQLFLRQLRASHLGSKLEGTGELCCVAELDNPMQQKWTKPTRAGPEVEWTEDLALDLGPQSRELALKVLRSSSCGGTELLGQATLPVGSPSRPLSRRQVCPLTPGPGKALGPAATMAVELQYEEGSPHNLGTPTPSTPRPSITPTKKIELDRTIMPDGTIVTTVTTVQSRPRVDGKLDSPSRSPSKVEVTEKTTTVLSESSGPSSTSHSSSPGESHLSNGLDPVAETAIRQLTEPSGRAAKKTPTKRSTLIISGVSKVPIAQDELALSLGYAASLDASMQDYAGNSRGPSSPPSDDPPAMFPGPLDVLSSPTSVQEADETTRSDISERPSVDDVESETGSTGALETRSLKDHKVSFLRSGTKLIFRRRHRQKEAGLSQSHDDLSNTSTTPSVRKKAGSFSRRLIKRFSFKSKPKANGNPSPQL
- the C2CD2L gene encoding phospholipid transfer protein C2CD2L isoform X3, encoding MDPGWGQRDLGWAALLILFAASLLTVFGWLLQYTRGLCLVLVPGARSPGLALAAQPVGSLRKLGVWRSLLRLRALWAGVPEEPGVRGLLASLFAFKSFRENWQRAWVRALNEQACRDGVLHCQLSAEEVMFPVSVTQQSPAAVSMETYHIILTLPPTQLEVNLEEIPGEGLLLSWAFSDHPDLSLKVYPKLQATERGEEQVELSTIEELVEDAIVSTQPAMMVNLRACSAPGGLLHSKKTPMVYQAQPATPRPTQLFLRQLRASHLGSKLEGTGELCCVAELDNPMQQKWTKPTRAGPEVEWTEDLALDLGPQSRELALKVLRSSSCGGTELLGQATLPVGSPSRPLSRRQVCPLTPGPGKALGPAATMAVELQYEEGSPHNLGTPTPSTPRPSITPTKKIELDRTIMPDGTIVTTVTTVQSRPRVDGKLDSPSRSPSKVEVTEKTTTVLSESSGPSSTSHSSSPGESHLSNGLDPVAETAIRQLTEPSGRAAKKTPTKRSTLIISGVSKVPIAQDELALSLGYAASLDASMQDYAGNSRGPSSPPSDDPPAMFPGPLDVLSSPTSVQEADETTRSDISERPSVDDVESETGSTGALETRSLKDHKVSFLRSGTKLIFRRRHRQKEAGLSQSHDDLSNTSTTPSVRKKAGSFSRRLIKRFSFKSKPKANGNPSPQL